Proteins encoded in a region of the Pseudomonas putida genome:
- a CDS encoding DUF1456 family protein produces MNHNDVLRSLRYMLKVNDAKMAEIIGLSSLEVNPLVLATYLKKEEEEGFVRCPERVMAHFLDGLVIHRRGKDDSRPQQPVELPVTNNQILKKLRVAFELKEEDLHAILKSVNFPVSKPELSALFRKAGHDNYRPCGDQLLRNFLKGLTLRVRG; encoded by the coding sequence ATGAACCACAACGACGTCCTGCGCAGCCTGCGCTACATGCTCAAGGTGAACGACGCCAAGATGGCCGAGATCATCGGCCTCTCTAGCCTCGAAGTGAACCCGCTGGTGCTGGCCACCTACCTGAAAAAAGAAGAAGAGGAAGGCTTCGTGCGCTGCCCTGAACGGGTGATGGCGCACTTTCTCGACGGCCTGGTAATACACCGCCGTGGCAAGGACGACAGCCGCCCGCAGCAGCCGGTCGAGCTGCCGGTGACCAATAACCAGATCCTCAAAAAACTGCGGGTGGCCTTCGAGCTCAAGGAAGAGGACCTGCACGCGATCCTCAAGTCGGTCAACTTCCCGGTCAGCAAGCCTGAGCTCAGCGCACTGTTCCGCAAGGCTGGCCACGATAACTACCGCCCTTGCGGCGACCAGTTGCTGCGCAACTTCCTGAAGGGCCTGACCCTGCGCGTGCGCGGCTGA
- the tsaA gene encoding tRNA (N6-threonylcarbamoyladenosine(37)-N6)-methyltransferase TrmO has protein sequence MQHTVAPVGIVRSCFKEKFAIPRQPQLAPAARGVLELLPPFDQGDAVEGLEQVSHVWLLFLFHQALEDKPRLKVRPPRLGGNKSMGVFATRATHRPNGIGQSVVRLEGVEPGRLLLSGIDLLDGTPVLDIKPYVPYADSIAGAGNQMANAAPVAIAVQWADNALPQAREHALRLGEPLVELIEQCLAQDPRPAYQVPPAERVYGVRFWDVQVRWHYPQPDSIRVLEVVLA, from the coding sequence ATGCAGCATACGGTTGCCCCGGTCGGCATCGTCCGCTCCTGTTTCAAGGAGAAGTTCGCCATCCCGCGCCAACCCCAGCTGGCGCCTGCCGCGCGTGGTGTACTCGAACTGCTGCCACCGTTCGACCAGGGTGATGCGGTCGAGGGCCTGGAGCAGGTCAGCCATGTCTGGTTGCTATTTCTGTTCCACCAGGCCCTGGAGGACAAGCCGCGCCTGAAGGTGCGGCCACCGCGCCTGGGCGGCAACAAAAGCATGGGGGTGTTCGCTACCCGCGCCACCCACCGGCCCAATGGTATCGGCCAGTCGGTGGTGCGCCTGGAGGGCGTGGAGCCCGGGCGCCTGCTGCTGTCAGGCATCGACTTGCTCGACGGCACGCCGGTGCTGGACATCAAACCCTATGTGCCCTACGCCGACAGCATCGCTGGCGCCGGCAACCAGATGGCCAATGCAGCGCCTGTGGCAATTGCCGTGCAGTGGGCCGACAACGCCCTGCCCCAGGCCCGCGAGCATGCCTTGCGCCTGGGCGAGCCGCTGGTGGAGCTGATCGAGCAATGCCTGGCGCAGGACCCACGGCCGGCTTATCAGGTACCTCCGGCCGAGCGGGTTTACGGGGTGAGGTTCTGGGACGTGCAGGTGAGGTGGCATTACCCGCAGCCGGACTCGATCCGGGTGCTGGAGGTTGTGCTGGCCTGA
- a CDS encoding dicarboxylate/amino acid:cation symporter, giving the protein MTTRQPLYKSLYVQVIIAITIGILLGHYYPETGVALKPLGDGFVKLIKMVIAPIIFCTVVSGIAGMQSMKSVGKTGGYALLYFEIVSTIALIIGLVVVNVVKPGAGMHIDVSTLNASSVAAYAAAGAQQTTVGFLLNVIPNTVVGAFANGDILQVLMFSVLFGFALHRLGSYGKPLLDMIDRFAHVMFNIINMIMKLAPIGAFGAMAFTIGQYGVGSLVQLGYLMACFYITCLLFVLVVLGGICRAHGFSVLKLIRYIREELLIVLGTSSSESALPRMLAKMERLGAKKSVVGLVIPTGYSFNLDGTSIYLTMAAVFIAQATDTTMDITHQITLLLVLLVASKGAAGVTGSGFIVLAATLSAVGHLPVAGLALILGIDRFMSEARALTNLVGNAVATVVVAKWVKEMDNDKLASELASGGAPLVDARPTDDLGVAEGPAR; this is encoded by the coding sequence ATGACGACACGTCAGCCGCTGTACAAATCCCTGTATGTCCAGGTGATCATTGCCATCACCATCGGCATCCTGCTCGGCCACTACTACCCGGAAACGGGCGTCGCCCTCAAACCCCTGGGTGACGGCTTCGTCAAGTTGATCAAGATGGTCATCGCCCCGATCATCTTCTGTACCGTGGTCAGCGGCATCGCCGGCATGCAGAGTATGAAGTCGGTCGGCAAGACTGGCGGCTACGCGCTGCTGTATTTCGAAATCGTCTCCACCATCGCCCTGATCATCGGCCTCGTCGTCGTCAACGTGGTCAAGCCCGGCGCTGGCATGCACATCGACGTCAGCACCCTGAATGCCAGCAGCGTGGCTGCCTATGCCGCCGCCGGCGCGCAGCAGACCACCGTCGGCTTCCTGCTCAACGTCATCCCCAACACCGTGGTCGGCGCCTTCGCCAACGGCGACATCCTGCAAGTGCTGATGTTCTCGGTGCTGTTCGGCTTCGCCCTGCACCGCCTGGGCAGCTACGGCAAGCCGTTGCTGGACATGATCGACCGCTTCGCCCATGTCATGTTCAACATCATCAACATGATCATGAAGCTTGCCCCGATCGGCGCCTTCGGTGCCATGGCCTTCACCATCGGCCAGTACGGCGTTGGCTCGCTGGTGCAGCTGGGCTACCTGATGGCCTGCTTCTACATCACCTGCCTGCTGTTCGTGCTGGTGGTGCTGGGCGGTATCTGCCGTGCCCACGGTTTCAGCGTACTCAAGCTGATCCGCTACATCCGTGAAGAACTGCTGATCGTACTGGGTACTTCGTCCTCGGAGTCGGCCCTGCCACGCATGCTGGCCAAGATGGAGCGCCTGGGCGCGAAGAAGTCGGTGGTGGGCCTGGTCATCCCGACCGGTTACTCGTTCAACCTGGACGGTACCTCGATCTACCTGACCATGGCTGCGGTGTTCATCGCTCAGGCGACCGACACCACCATGGACATCACTCACCAGATCACCCTGCTGCTGGTGCTGTTGGTAGCTTCCAAAGGTGCTGCCGGCGTTACCGGTTCGGGCTTCATCGTCCTGGCCGCAACCCTGTCGGCCGTTGGCCACCTGCCGGTTGCCGGCCTGGCGCTGATCCTCGGCATCGACCGCTTCATGTCCGAAGCCCGCGCCCTGACCAACCTGGTGGGCAACGCCGTTGCTACCGTGGTAGTGGCCAAGTGGGTCAAGGAAATGGACAACGACAAGCTGGCTTCGGAACTGGCTTCCGGTGGTGCGCCGCTGGTCGATGCGCGTCCGACCGACGACCTGGGTGTGGCCGAAGGCCCGGCTCGCTGA
- a CDS encoding response regulator → MKLLVVEDEALLRHHLYTRLGESGHVVEAVADAEEALYQAGQYHFDLAIVDLGLPGISGLELITRLRSQDKTFPILILTARGNWQDKVEGLAAGADDYLVKPFQFEELEARLNALLRRSSGFTQSTIAAGPLVLDLNRKQATLDEQPLALTAYEYRILEYLMRHHQQVVAKDRLMEQLYPGDEERDPNVIEVLVGRLRRKLEGAHGFKPIDTVRGLGYLFTERCR, encoded by the coding sequence ATGAAACTGCTGGTGGTCGAGGACGAAGCCCTGCTTCGCCATCACCTCTACACCCGCCTGGGCGAAAGTGGCCATGTGGTCGAAGCCGTTGCCGACGCCGAGGAGGCGCTGTACCAGGCTGGGCAATACCACTTCGACCTGGCCATCGTCGACCTGGGCCTGCCTGGTATCAGTGGACTGGAGCTGATCACGCGCCTGCGCAGCCAGGACAAGACCTTCCCCATTCTTATCCTTACCGCTCGAGGCAACTGGCAGGACAAGGTCGAAGGCCTGGCCGCCGGTGCCGACGACTACCTGGTCAAGCCGTTTCAGTTCGAAGAGCTCGAAGCGCGGCTCAATGCCCTGTTGCGCCGCTCCAGTGGCTTTACCCAGTCAACCATTGCCGCAGGCCCCTTGGTGCTCGACCTCAACCGCAAGCAGGCCACCCTCGACGAACAGCCTTTGGCACTGACCGCCTACGAATACCGCATTCTCGAATACCTCATGCGCCATCATCAGCAGGTAGTGGCCAAGGACCGACTGATGGAGCAGCTGTACCCTGGGGATGAGGAGCGCGACCCCAATGTCATAGAAGTGCTGGTTGGCCGCCTGCGCCGCAAGCTTGAAGGCGCGCACGGCTTCAAACCCATCGACACGGTGCGTGGCCTGGGCTATCTGTTCACCGAGCGCTGCCGATGA
- a CDS encoding outer membrane protein — translation MKTFNTLLAAMAVCAAGITSAQAADDNFASLTYGQTSDKVRKSGLLQRNTDHLNADGIIGKDNTWGVRVGKINDQGRYYMTYDNVSGDHSGLKLRQENLLGSYDLFLPVGDTTKLFGGGSLGMTKLSQESPGASRDTDYGYAYGLQAGVIQDITDKASVELGYRYLRTNAATEVGAHGGPKDGTLRLTSSAQTYLAASYKF, via the coding sequence ATGAAAACCTTCAATACCCTGCTTGCCGCCATGGCCGTCTGCGCCGCTGGCATCACCTCCGCCCAGGCCGCAGACGATAACTTCGCCAGCCTGACCTACGGCCAGACCAGCGACAAAGTTCGCAAATCCGGCCTGCTGCAGCGCAACACCGACCACCTCAACGCCGACGGTATCATTGGCAAGGACAACACCTGGGGTGTGCGTGTGGGCAAGATCAACGACCAAGGCCGCTACTACATGACCTATGACAATGTCTCGGGCGACCACAGCGGCCTGAAATTGCGCCAGGAAAACCTGCTGGGCAGCTATGACCTGTTCCTGCCGGTGGGCGATACCACCAAACTGTTCGGCGGTGGCAGCCTGGGCATGACCAAGCTCAGCCAGGAGTCGCCAGGCGCCAGCCGCGATACCGACTACGGTTATGCCTACGGCCTGCAGGCCGGCGTGATTCAGGACATCACCGACAAGGCCTCGGTCGAACTGGGCTACCGTTACCTGCGCACCAATGCTGCAACCGAAGTGGGTGCGCATGGCGGGCCGAAGGACGGCACTCTGCGCCTGACCAGCAGCGCGCAGACCTATCTGGCAGCAAGCTACAAGTTCTGA
- a CDS encoding dienelactone hydrolase family protein, giving the protein MRALLALTLMCSAVLAQAAVQTREIPYQDADGNRLVGYYAYDDAVEGKRPGIVVVHEWWGLNDYAKRRARDLAALGYNALAIDMYGDGKHTEHPQDAQAFMAEAMKDPAAAARRFDAGLELLKLQPNTNKHELGAVGYCFGGKVVLDAARRGEKLDGVVSFHGALATQTPAKPGVVRADILVEHGAADSMVTPQQVEAFKAEMDAAKANYQFVSIEGAKHGFTNPDADRLSHGDHGGPDIGYNKAADESSWADMQAFFKKVFK; this is encoded by the coding sequence ATGCGTGCCCTGCTGGCCTTGACCCTGATGTGCAGCGCCGTCCTCGCCCAAGCGGCGGTACAAACCCGCGAAATCCCCTACCAGGATGCCGACGGCAACCGCCTGGTCGGCTATTACGCCTACGATGATGCCGTCGAGGGCAAGCGCCCCGGCATCGTCGTGGTGCATGAATGGTGGGGGCTGAACGACTACGCCAAGCGCCGTGCCCGCGACCTGGCAGCACTGGGCTACAACGCGCTGGCCATCGATATGTATGGCGACGGCAAGCACACCGAGCACCCGCAGGACGCCCAGGCGTTCATGGCCGAAGCGATGAAAGACCCGGCAGCGGCAGCCAGGCGCTTCGACGCCGGCCTCGAGCTTTTGAAGCTGCAACCGAACACCAACAAGCATGAGCTGGGTGCTGTCGGCTATTGCTTCGGTGGCAAGGTGGTCCTCGATGCCGCGCGGCGCGGCGAAAAACTGGACGGTGTGGTGAGCTTTCATGGCGCCCTGGCCACCCAGACCCCGGCAAAACCTGGCGTGGTGCGGGCCGATATCCTGGTCGAGCATGGTGCGGCGGACAGCATGGTCACGCCGCAGCAGGTTGAGGCGTTCAAGGCCGAGATGGATGCTGCGAAGGCCAACTACCAGTTCGTCAGCATTGAAGGCGCCAAGCACGGGTTTACCAACCCCGATGCTGACCGGCTGAGCCATGGCGACCATGGTGGGCCCGACATTGGCTATAACAAGGCGGCGGACGAAAGCTCCTGGGCGGATATGCAGGCGTTCTTCAAGAAGGTATTCAAATAA
- a CDS encoding ATP-binding protein — protein sequence MNNSIFLRVYGGMLAVLVLVALLGVLSLHLVNEVRAAQHREGLAQGTFSLMADNLATQNETERKRSLLIWERLLGVPLTLQPMTARSLDGGQRARLYRGLVVVEKTGPHAAQVLRKVGQEDLMLVAQIKQISEQLARATLYLLADELVRYPVTEQQQRLAQIKLEKGFGFGVALQRIERVSLDDDQRRRVEEGDTVMALGKDGDSIRVFAGLTGSPWVLEIGPLYQLNPYPPQLLILIAFLGLCLIGLVVYLLVRQLERRVSGLEIAATRIAQGSLDTRVPAGDADSVGRLAAAFNGMAEHLQRSLTMQRELVRAVSHELRTPVARLRFGLEMIESATTEQARAKHLAGMDGDIQDLDKLVDEMLTYARLEQGAPALKFQRVDLDALLDRVIGELAPLRAEVRVVRGDCQGADAEGAWVEAEPRYLHRALQNLVGNAMRHAESEVRLSYQLGQQRCRIDVEDDGPGIPEGVWDRIFTPFTRLDDSRTRASGGHGLGLSIVRRIIYWHAGRASVGRSAALGGACFSLNWPRQQAPL from the coding sequence ATGAACAATTCGATCTTCCTGCGCGTCTACGGCGGCATGCTGGCCGTGTTGGTGCTGGTGGCCTTGCTTGGCGTGCTCAGCCTGCACCTGGTCAATGAAGTACGCGCCGCACAGCACCGCGAGGGCTTGGCCCAGGGAACCTTCAGCCTGATGGCTGACAACCTGGCGACGCAGAATGAAACCGAACGCAAGCGCTCGCTGCTGATCTGGGAGCGCCTGCTTGGTGTGCCGCTGACGTTGCAGCCAATGACCGCGCGCAGCCTTGACGGTGGCCAGCGGGCGCGCCTGTACCGTGGCCTGGTGGTAGTCGAGAAGACGGGGCCACATGCGGCGCAAGTACTGCGCAAGGTCGGCCAGGAAGACCTGATGCTGGTTGCGCAGATCAAACAGATCAGCGAGCAGCTGGCGCGCGCCACACTCTATCTATTGGCTGACGAACTGGTGCGCTACCCGGTAACCGAACAGCAGCAGCGCCTGGCCCAGATCAAGCTGGAAAAGGGCTTTGGCTTTGGTGTCGCCCTGCAGCGTATCGAGCGGGTCAGCCTGGACGATGACCAGCGGCGCCGGGTCGAGGAGGGCGACACGGTGATGGCGCTGGGCAAGGATGGCGACTCGATCCGTGTATTCGCAGGGCTGACGGGCTCTCCCTGGGTGCTGGAAATCGGCCCGTTGTATCAGCTCAACCCGTACCCGCCGCAGTTGCTGATCCTGATTGCCTTCCTAGGCCTGTGCTTGATCGGCCTGGTGGTATACCTGCTGGTGCGTCAGCTGGAGCGCCGGGTGTCAGGGCTGGAGATTGCGGCCACGCGCATTGCCCAAGGCAGCCTGGATACCCGCGTACCGGCTGGCGATGCCGACTCGGTAGGGCGCCTGGCCGCTGCCTTCAATGGCATGGCCGAACACCTGCAGCGCTCGCTGACCATGCAGCGCGAGTTGGTACGGGCGGTGTCCCATGAGCTGCGCACGCCAGTGGCACGCCTGCGCTTTGGCCTGGAAATGATCGAAAGTGCCACGACTGAGCAGGCCCGGGCCAAACACCTGGCCGGCATGGACGGCGACATTCAGGACCTCGACAAGCTGGTGGACGAGATGCTGACCTACGCCCGTCTGGAGCAGGGCGCGCCAGCCTTGAAGTTCCAGCGGGTCGATCTGGATGCCTTGCTCGATCGGGTGATCGGAGAGCTGGCGCCGTTGCGTGCCGAGGTGCGGGTGGTGCGCGGTGACTGCCAGGGCGCGGATGCCGAGGGCGCCTGGGTCGAAGCCGAGCCGCGTTACCTGCACCGGGCCCTGCAGAACCTGGTCGGCAATGCCATGCGCCATGCCGAGTCTGAAGTGCGTCTGAGCTACCAGTTGGGGCAGCAACGCTGCCGTATCGACGTGGAAGATGACGGCCCTGGGATCCCCGAGGGTGTCTGGGACCGCATCTTCACGCCATTTACCCGCCTTGATGACAGCCGTACCCGTGCCTCGGGCGGGCATGGCCTGGGCTTGTCGATCGTACGGCGGATCATCTACTGGCACGCGGGCAGGGCTTCGGTTGGGCGCAGTGCCGCGTTGGGTGGCGCCTGCTTCAGCCTCAACTGGCCCCGGCAGCAGGCACCGTTGTAA
- a CDS encoding response regulator yields the protein MDHPTPRILIVEDDQRLADLTAEYLQANGYEVSVEGDGARAARRIVDSQPDLVILDLMLPGEDGLSICRRVRSQYLGPILMLTARSDELDQVQGLDLGADDYVCKPVRPRLLLARIQALLRRSETVDSKRQDLAFGALHIDNRLREARLGEQLIELTGAEFDLLWLLASNAGRVLTREQIFTALRGVGYDGQDRSIDIRISKIRPKIGDDPLQPRLIKTLRSKGYLFVGEAP from the coding sequence ATGGACCACCCCACCCCACGCATCCTCATTGTTGAAGACGACCAGCGTCTGGCCGACCTCACTGCCGAGTACCTGCAGGCCAACGGCTACGAGGTCAGTGTCGAGGGTGATGGAGCCCGCGCCGCGCGGCGCATCGTCGACAGCCAGCCCGACCTGGTCATTCTCGACCTCATGCTCCCCGGCGAGGACGGTCTGAGCATCTGCCGCCGTGTGCGTAGCCAGTACCTTGGCCCGATCCTGATGCTCACCGCCCGCAGCGACGAACTGGACCAGGTCCAGGGCCTGGACCTGGGGGCTGATGACTATGTCTGCAAACCGGTGCGCCCACGCCTGCTGCTGGCGCGCATTCAGGCCCTGCTGCGCCGTAGCGAGACCGTGGACAGCAAACGTCAAGACCTGGCTTTCGGTGCGCTGCACATCGACAACCGCTTGCGCGAGGCGCGCCTGGGCGAACAATTGATCGAGCTGACCGGCGCCGAGTTCGACCTGCTCTGGCTGCTGGCCAGCAATGCCGGCCGGGTGCTGACGCGCGAGCAGATTTTCACCGCACTGCGGGGCGTGGGCTACGACGGCCAGGACCGCTCCATCGATATACGCATTTCTAAAATCCGCCCCAAGATCGGCGATGACCCACTGCAGCCACGGTTGATCAAGACCCTGCGCAGCAAGGGCTATCTGTTTGTCGGCGAGGCGCCATGA